CGATCTGGCCGCAGGATTCGCAACGGGCTACATGGTATAGTAGCTGTCCTGAGATACGGTCGAATTTTTCCACACCTCTCAGGACGTGCATCAGGATTGATTTCCCTGAACCGCTTTTTCCAAGTACTCCAATAGCTTCGCCTTCATTGATCGTCAGATTTATATTTTTCAATACATCAACATCATCAAAGCCTACCGATAAGTCCTTAATTTCAATAAAAACTGACATTTATCTCTCCTCTTGTATAGGTTTACTAGTATGGTTATTTAACCGAATAATATAGTACATGTCCTAAACACAACCGTAATACATTATATACAAATCGCTTACAATTCTTTAGTACTATATAAGTGCATATATTTGTGATACTACATTGATACAATCAATACATAAATATAACGATAATACATTAAGGTGGAAATGTTAGCAATGAAACGTATTGTACATCCCATGGATATTATTTTATTGAGTTGAGTCGTGCTTCAATCTTCTCTTTGAGAAGGGCGCTGAGGACTTTCCCATCCACACTGCCCCTGAATTCCTTCATAACTTCACCCATTAACGGTCCAACTGCCCCAATACCTCGTTCTTCTACAAAGTCAATGCGTTGATTTATAATATTTTCCACTATGAGTTCAATGTCTTCAATGCGTTTTTGTCCCAAACCCATATTTTTAGCAATATCTTTTACATACATTTTCGGGTTTTGTGCAATCCCGATCAACAGATCAGGTATTACTTCTTTAGCAGCACCGCCAGAAACGAATAATTTGAAAACTTCAACATAATGATAAGGCTCTACTTTATCTATATCAAATTCATGAGTCAATTCGCTTTCCAGTCTAAGGCTTTCCCGTCTGAGTTTGGTAAGAGTATTCACAAGTGTACTTGCAACCAGTGTTGGATCAATACCTGGCACTTCTGCTATAATTAATTCAAATAATTCTAAATGTTTCGAAGCCACAATTCCAGCCAGTTCTTCGTTCAGTCCCAATTCTTCCATGTATCTGGCTTTCCGTTCCGGTAATAGTTCAGGCAGTTCAATGGAATCCAGCATATCCCTGGGCACCACTACAGATGGCACATCTGTCTCGGGATACATCCTGGCCGCCCCGGGCAGAGGTCTCATATATGCAGAGTTACCGTCGGGCAGTCCCCTCCTTGTCTCTTCGGGAATGGCCTCCAGTGCTAAACGTGCCCGTTCGACCACCATTTGCAGGGCACCCTGTGCCCTGTCTTTTCGGTCTGCAACTAATATAACACAGTCCCCGTCCCCGGCACCTACTGCCTCGCGCACGGTATCCACTTCCTGTTCGGTTATGCCGTATGCAGGCAGTTCATCTGTATGGAATATTCCGCCAACACCTGATTTCTTGGCATAGTCTGAGAACTCGGTACCCAGCCTTCGCCCTGGCTGTATCTCGCGGCCCACTTGCCCTGCAAAACCCGGCAGGTTCAATGCCAGTACAACACCACGCTTTATTGCTTTTTTAATGACCTTTGACTGGGTTTGGGTGAACAGGTGTGTGACATTGACAATATCCCCTGGAACCGAAGCATTACCGGATTGCAGTTTTTCCATAATGTCAAGCAGGTTCACCTGCCGCTCCACTTCCTGCTCCACAATGGTCTCGATAAGGTCCAGGGCCTGCACACCCTTGATCTCTACCCGTGCGCCCCTGGCAATGGAGATGTTCACGTCCTGCCTGATCGTTCCCAGGCCACGCTTGACCCTGCCTGTAGAGCGCAGCAGCATGCCTATGGTCTCTGCCACTTCCCTGGCATGGGCAGGTGATACAATATCGGGGTCGGTCCCGATCTCCACCAGGGGAATGCCCTGTCTGTCAAGTGAATATATTACCCTGTCCACTTTATCCTCCACCCTCTGGGCAGCATCTTCTTCAAGGCACAGTACACCGACACCCACATTTCCCTGTGTGGTCTCAATGTACCCGCCTGTGGATACCAGGGCAGTACGCTGGAATCCGGATGTATTGGAACCGTCTATAACGATCTTACGCATTGTAAAGACCTCATCGAACGGGTCCATGTTCATGAGTTTGGCGATCTGTAGTGTGAGGTTAAGTGCCTCCGGGTTCAACTCCCTGGGCGGTTCCTCGTCATTTTCTACAAGGCATGTTGTATCATAGGCTTTGTAAACGAACTGTTTTGTCAGCATGGCCTCTTCGGCCGCGGCCCGGTCTACTTCTCCCATTTCGCTGCGGGTGGGACGCAGGTACCTGAAGAACTCGAAATTGGAATCCTCTACATCTCTCAGGACTGTCGGGCAGCCGCAGAACAGTTTCTCTTTCGTGTTAAGCTGCTGGTGGATCTCAAGACCTGACATCAAGCCCAGTTGTTTATAATCATACTTGCTGCTCATGGGTATCTAGCTCTCAGGGTGGTGTGTAATGTTGTATAAAACTATTGATGTAGTCGGCACAGTCCCATAATCCAGTTATGTAGTTAAAAGCAGCAATATTATCACAGAAATCCGGCTGATGGCGTACAGGGCCGTGGATGCTGCCGGGATTGGTGTGGAGATTTACGAGGGGGTTGGGAGAGTGGGGGGTGATGAGGGCAATACTTTCACTGCACTTTTGCCATTACTTTTTATTTTACAGCCTCATAAGCAATTCAACATGCCAAAGGAATTAAGACATGACAGGCATACTGTATCGCGCTTACGGACCACATTGTGTTTTCTCCCAAGTACAGGGGCAAGGTGCTGGTTGGCTATGTGGCCATGTTGGCTGAGGCGATTATCAGGAAGACCTGTAAGGAGCTTGATATTAAGATTATTGATATGTCAGTAAGTAGTGATCACATCCATATTTTTATTCAATATCCACCAAAGTATTCCGTAAGTTTTATTGCAAAGAGGCTCAAAGGTATAACCAGCAGGATATTGCGCCAGGAATTCCCTGAAATTAAGGAATGGTGCAAGAAGAGTTTATGGGCTCCAAGTTGCTATCGTGGAAGTGTTGGGCATGGCTGGGAAGTTGTTGAGAAATATATCGCCGGACAAGATAGAAAATCGTGATGCGGAGTATTATAAACAGGCCCTGGACTTAAGTCCGGGGTATAGGTGACTTCATAGGCGTTCTTATGCTCCCAGAAGGGGATAGAAAACCAAAACAATGTCTTCAAAGCTGGAAATCAGGCGCGTATAAATATATGATATAATTTTGCTAAGTTGTCCACAAAGTATTAAATAACAGGTCAATATACCTTAAATATGGGGTGAATTTTTATGAAAATAAAAGTAAATGACATAGAACTATTTTATGAGGTACATGGTAAAGGCGAGCCAATCATTTTTTCTCATGGATGGATGTGTGATTGCTCGGTATGGAGCTCTCAAATTGAGTTTTTCTCTAAAAAGTATAAAGTGATTGCGTATGACCAAAGAGGACATGGCAAATCGGATAAACCCAAAGCCAATTATTCTATTGAAACATTATCGAATGATCTGTACTCTCTTATACAAAAACTAAATCTTGAAAAAGTTACACTTGTTGGTCATTCGATGGGAGGTATGACAGCTATCACATTTGCATTGAATCATCCTG
The window above is part of the ANME-2 cluster archaeon genome. Proteins encoded here:
- the gatE gene encoding Glu-tRNA(Gln) amidotransferase subunit GatE yields the protein MSSKYDYKQLGLMSGLEIHQQLNTKEKLFCGCPTVLRDVEDSNFEFFRYLRPTRSEMGEVDRAAAEEAMLTKQFVYKAYDTTCLVENDEEPPRELNPEALNLTLQIAKLMNMDPFDEVFTMRKIVIDGSNTSGFQRTALVSTGGYIETTQGNVGVGVLCLEEDAAQRVEDKVDRVIYSLDRQGIPLVEIGTDPDIVSPAHAREVAETIGMLLRSTGRVKRGLGTIRQDVNISIARGARVEIKGVQALDLIETIVEQEVERQVNLLDIMEKLQSGNASVPGDIVNVTHLFTQTQSKVIKKAIKRGVVLALNLPGFAGQVGREIQPGRRLGTEFSDYAKKSGVGGIFHTDELPAYGITEQEVDTVREAVGAGDGDCVILVADRKDRAQGALQMVVERARLALEAIPEETRRGLPDGNSAYMRPLPGAARMYPETDVPSVVVPRDMLDSIELPELLPERKARYMEELGLNEELAGIVASKHLELFELIIAEVPGIDPTLVASTLVNTLTKLRRESLRLESELTHEFDIDKVEPYHYVEVFKLFVSGGAAKEVIPDLLIGIAQNPKMYVKDIAKNMGLGQKRIEDIELIVENIINQRIDFVEERGIGAVGPLMGEVMKEFRGSVDGKVLSALLKEKIEARLNSIK
- the tnpA gene encoding IS200/IS605 family transposase, yielding MFSPKYRGKVLVGYVAMLAEAIIRKTCKELDIKIIDMSVSSDHIHIFIQYPPKYSVSFIAKRLKGITSRILRQEFPEIKEWCKKSLWAPSCYRGSVGHGWEVVEKYIAGQDRKS